TGGCCACCAGTCAGATGGGCATTCATCAAGCCCTGCAGAAGCTGCGTGGCCCCATCGGCAGCGTCGTCCGTCTGCAACTGCAGCGCGATCAGCAAAGTGCTCCTCTTGATCTGGAACTGCGCCGGGAAAAAATCGAGCTGACCAGTGTTCAGGGCCGTCTGCTACCGGCAACGCCGGGCGGACCCGCCGCCATCGGCTACCTGCGCATCAGCCAGTTTCAGAAGAACACCGCAGCCCAGCTACTTCCTGAGTTGCAACGTCTGCGCCAGCAGGCTGGCAACCAATGGCTCGGGCTGATTCTCGATGTCCGCAACAACCCTGGTGGCCTGCTGGATCAGGCAGTGGCCATCACCGATCTGTTTCTCGACGGCGGGCTGGTCGTTTCCACCCGCGGCCGCCGGCCACAGGACGAACTCCAGTTCACCGCCGAAAAAACTGCCACCGAACCGGATTACCCGCTGGTGGTCCTGATCAATGAAGGCAGTGCCAGCGCCAGCGAAATCCTCGCCGGCGCCCTGCAGGATCATCGCCGGGCGTTGATCGTCGGTGTCACCAGCTTCGGTAAGGGCTCGGTTCAGGCGCTGATTCCACTCAGCAATGGTGGCGGCCTGCGGCTGACCACGGCCTATTACTACACGCCCAATGGCCATTGTCTGCAGGCCCGTGGCATCATTCCCGATCTCGTCGTACCCCAGGGCCAGTGGCAGACCAGCGCCGCCGGCCCGCCCGTCCGTGAAGCCAATCTGCCGCAGCCGACAGCCGTTCGGCCGGCCGAACTCTATCCACAGATCACCACCAGTGATCCAGCGGACACGGAGCTGTTGCGCCAGGATTTTCAGCTGTTTTCCGCGATCAACCTGCTGATCGGCTGCCAGCGGCTGACCGGTGAGGCGCCCAGCCGGGCACCAGGCGGGCAGCCATGAGTTCGCCAAACAAGAACAAACCAAAAAAGTCGCGGGCAAGCCGGCGGCGGCGTAAAAGTCGCCTGCTGCGCCGCTGGACACCGACCCGCCTCAGCCTCGCTGTCATCCTGCTGCTGACCGCCGTCTTGCTGGCCATCTTACTGTGGCTGGCTGGTCGCCCCCAGCCCGCGCGACATTCCGTGCCAACGCCGGCAGCCCCCGTGATCACCCCGGTCAGGCCGTTCATTGCGCCGCCTCCTGCCAGCCCGGCCGTCGTCATCCCGCCACCGGCAACCGTGCCTGCGCCGGTCCTTTCACCCTGGCCGGAGGAACCGCCGGCTAGCGAAATCGAGCCGCCACCAGACCCGGCTCAGCTGCCGCTCGCCCCCGCCACTCCAGCCACACAGGTGATCAAGCCACCGCCTGCCACACCACCGCTGGTCCTGCCGTCACGCGGCAGCACTCCGGTGCGGCTGGCCATCATCATGGACGATGTCGGTGAAAACCTGCAGCGTGCCCGTCAGGTGCTGGCATTGAATCTACCGGTCACCCTGTCCATCATTCCCGGCCTGAGCCACTCCCGCACCATCATGGAACTGGCCCAGCGTCAAGGACACGAAGTCATGGTACATCTGCCCATGGAGCCACTGGGCTATCCGCAGACGGATCCCGGTCCCGGCGCCCTGCTGCTCAGCCTGGACGGCACCGAAATCAGACATCGTACCCGCGCCTTTCTGTCCCAGCTACCAGCGGCAACAGGGTGCAACAACCATATGGGTTCGGCCTTCACCCAGGATGCCGCCTGTATGCAGGCCGCGCTGGAAGAGATCGCCAGGGCCGGACTGTTCTTCATCGACAGCCTGACCAGCCCGGCCTCCGTTGCCGCGGATCAGGCCCGCCAGCTGGGCATCGCTACCGCCCGACGGGATGTATTTCTTGACAATGTGCAGGATGTTGCCGCCATTAGCCGGCAGCTCGATCAGCTGCTGCGCCGTGCCCGGCAGCAGGGTCAGGCCATCGGCATCTGCCATCCCCACAAAGAAACCGTGCTGGCCCTGCAGGCGTTTGCCCGTCAGGTGCGCCACAGCGATATCGAGGTGGTCCCCGCCTCGGCACTGGTGCATTAGCCGGAGGTTGAAAACGTCCCGCCCGGGGCTTTTTTCAACGACACCTGCCGGAAATGCGCTTTTTCGTCTTGCTCACAAAATCAATCCATGACGGAGCAATGATTGATTTTGGTCGCCCAGTCATGGTTTTTACAGGCTGTGTTTCATTAGCCGGTTAGCCAGCAAGGCTAAGGCTCCACCAGAACCCAGGAGGATTGTTCATGCCACCCTGCCCGTCCTCTACGCTGCCACCCGACACACCTATACTCAGCGTCAGCCGCCTGGTCGATCTGCTCAAGGAGGTAATCGAGGACAATCTGGCGCAGGTCTGGCTGCGCGGCGAACTGTGCAACCTGTCCCGTCCGGCTTCAGGCCACTGGTACTTTGCCCTCAAGGACGACACCAGCCTGATTCGTGCGGTGATGTTCCGTTCAGCCAACCGCACCGTCAGCTTCTTGCCGGCCAATGGTCAGCAGGTACTCTGCTGTGGCCGGGCCAGCCTTTACCGCGAACGGGGAGATGTCCAGCTGCTCATCGACCGAATGGAACCCGACGGTATCGGCAGCCTGCAGCTGGCCTTCGAGCAACTTAAAGCCCGCCTGCAACAGGAAGGGCTATTTGCCACAGAACGCAA
This genomic interval from Desulfuromonas thiophila contains the following:
- a CDS encoding S41 family peptidase; the protein is MKLSGTNRLASNHRSTAVVLVAMLVISLLLGRPLSATAQTVDDYAALDLLADILFLVQQNHVDAHKLDQLVDGAVRGLLTSLDPHSEYMNADEFSEALIDTEGSFNGLGIEISVKDDSIIIIAPIDGTPAQRAGIRPGDRISAIDGLATSQMGIHQALQKLRGPIGSVVRLQLQRDQQSAPLDLELRREKIELTSVQGRLLPATPGGPAAIGYLRISQFQKNTAAQLLPELQRLRQQAGNQWLGLILDVRNNPGGLLDQAVAITDLFLDGGLVVSTRGRRPQDELQFTAEKTATEPDYPLVVLINEGSASASEILAGALQDHRRALIVGVTSFGKGSVQALIPLSNGGGLRLTTAYYYTPNGHCLQARGIIPDLVVPQGQWQTSAAGPPVREANLPQPTAVRPAELYPQITTSDPADTELLRQDFQLFSAINLLIGCQRLTGEAPSRAPGGQP
- a CDS encoding divergent polysaccharide deacetylase family protein, with the protein product MSSPNKNKPKKSRASRRRRKSRLLRRWTPTRLSLAVILLLTAVLLAILLWLAGRPQPARHSVPTPAAPVITPVRPFIAPPPASPAVVIPPPATVPAPVLSPWPEEPPASEIEPPPDPAQLPLAPATPATQVIKPPPATPPLVLPSRGSTPVRLAIIMDDVGENLQRARQVLALNLPVTLSIIPGLSHSRTIMELAQRQGHEVMVHLPMEPLGYPQTDPGPGALLLSLDGTEIRHRTRAFLSQLPAATGCNNHMGSAFTQDAACMQAALEEIARAGLFFIDSLTSPASVAADQARQLGIATARRDVFLDNVQDVAAISRQLDQLLRRARQQGQAIGICHPHKETVLALQAFARQVRHSDIEVVPASALVH